Proteins from one Salarias fasciatus chromosome 14, fSalaFa1.1, whole genome shotgun sequence genomic window:
- the vps26b gene encoding vacuolar protein sorting-associated protein 26B, with the protein MSFFSFGQSAEIDVVLNDAETRKKAEHKTEDGKKDKYFLFYDGETVSGKVNVTLKTPGKRLEHQGIKIEFVGQIELYYDRGNHHEFVSLVKDLARPGEITQSQTFDFEFTHVEKPYESYTGQNVKLRYFLRATVIRRLNDISKEMDIVVHTLSTYPELNSSIKMEVGIEDCLHIEFEYNKSKYHLKDVIVGKIYFLLVRIKIKHMEIDIIKRETTGTGPSVYHENDTIAKYEIMDGAPVRGESIPIRLFLAGYDLTPTMRDINKKFSVRYYLNLVLIDEEERRYFKQQEITLWRKGDVVRKSMSHQAAIASQRFEGSAASESALEQAAKEESG; encoded by the exons ATGAGTTTCTTCAGTTTCGGTCAAAGTGCAGAAATCGATGTGGTCTTAAATGACGCCGAGACGAGGAAAAAGGCTGAACACAAGACCGAAGATGGAAAGAAGGATAAGTACTTTCTTTTCTACGATGGGGAAACTGTCAGTGGGAAGGTGAATGTCACACTGAAGACTCCTGGGAAGAGGCTGGAGCACCAGGGCATCAAGATCGAGTTCGTGGGCCAAATAG AGCTGTATTACGACAGAGGAAACCACCATGAATTTGTTTCCCTGGTGAAAGATCTTGCGAGACCTGGTGAAATAACCCAATCACAGACCTTTGACTTCGAGTTCACTCACGTTGAGAAACCATATGAGTCCTACACAGGCCAGAATGTCAAACTAAG ATATTTCCTTCGTGCCACTGTGATAAGAAGACTAAATGACATAAGTAAAGAAATGGACATTGTGGTGCACACACTCAGCACCTACCCTGAACTCAACTCCTCCATTAAGATGGAAGTGGGAATAGAGGACTGCCTTCATATTGAGTTTGAATACAACAAATCCAA ATACCATCTGAAAGATGTGATTGTGGGAAAAATCTACTTCTTGCTGGTGAGGATTAAGATTAAGCACATGGAGATCGACATCATCAAACGAGAGACAACAGGCACCGGCCCGAGTGTATATCATGAAAACGACACTATCGCCAAGTATGAGATCATGGATGGCGCTCCGGTCAGGG GAGAGTCCATTCCTATCAGATTATTTCTGGCCGGCTACGATCTGACGCCCACCATGCGCGACATCAACAAGAAGTTCTCTGTGCGCTACTACCTGAACTTGGTGCTGATCGACGAGGAGGAGAGACGCTACTTCAAACAGCAG GAGATCACCCTGTGGAGGAAAGGCGACGTGGTGAGGAAGAGCATGTCGCACCAGGCCGCCATCGCCTCCCAGAGGTTCGAGGGCTCGGCCGCGTCGGAGAGCGCGCTGGAGCAGGCCGCCAAGGAGGAGAGCGGGTAG
- the thyn1 gene encoding thymocyte nuclear protein 1 — translation MPPKKRSRVGGKAGSSGEDGQHKSSSVAGKKRKSEESSPDPPQYARWLMKSEPESRFENGIDVKFGIEDLKALPEQTSCWDGVRNYQARNFMRQMKEGQLAFFYHSNCKEPGIAGLMKIVKEAYVDHTQFDKKDVHYDASSKPDNPKWSMVDVQYQRMMKRFLPLSELKSLHLQHRAEGGPLKDVALFTRARLSVQPLTAEEFDFILSLEDEEPL, via the exons ATGCCACCAAAGAAAAGATCCAGAGTGGGAGGTAAAGCAGGGAGCTCAG GGGAGGACGGCCAGCACAAATCGAGCTCCGTCGCTGGTAAAAAGAGGAAATCTGAGGAGAGCTCACCGGATCCTCCACAGTACGCTCGCTGGCTGATGAAGTCTGAACCCGAGAGCCGCTTTGAAAACGGCATCGATGTGAAG TTCGGCATCGAGGACCTGAAGGCTCTGCCTGAGCAGACGAGCTGCTGGGACGGAGTGCGCAACTACCAG GCGCGCAATTTCATGAGGCAGATGAAAGAGGGGCAGCTGGCTTTCTTTTACCACAGCAACTGCAAGGAGCCAGGCATCGCCGGACTCATGAAG ATTGTTAAAGAAGCCTATGTGGACCACACACAGTTCGACAAGAAAGACGTTCATTATGACGCCAGCAGCAAACCCGACAACCCGAAGTGGAGCATG GTAGACGTTCAGTAccagaggatgatgaagaggtTTCTCCCTCTGTCGGAGCTGAagagcctccacctgcagcaccgCGCTGAAGGAGGCCCTCTGAAGGACGTGGCGCTCTTCACCAGGGCGCGGCTCTCCGTGCAGCCGCTCACCGCCG AGGAGTTTGACTTCATCCTGAGTCTGGAGGACGAAGAGCCGCTGTGA